A region of the Massilia sp. erpn genome:
GCCGACGGTCCCAATGGCAGCACATAAGTGCCGGCGGCGTGCGCGATCAGGGGGCGCAGCGGCACCTGGTGCGTGACGAAGCGCGTGAAGGGAATGCTGCGCGCGTGCACCAGGCCGGGCGGCCGGCCCTGCGGGGCGCGCGCGCCGCAGGCGTCGATCACCACCTCGGCGCTCAGTTGCATGCCGCCGGCCTGCACCAGCGCGGCCTGCGCCGTGGCGTGGTAGGCCTCCACCGGTAGATGGTCGTGCAGCGCGGCCCGTTCCCGCACATAGGCCGCCAGACGCGCCACATAGCCATGCACGTCGGAGATGCCGCCCTCCGGCTCCACCAGCGCCGCCAGCGGATGGACCGGATGGGGGGCCAGCGCCAGACCGGCGGCTGCGGCCACGTCGCTGTCGACCCGCAGGCTGTCGCCGGCGCTCTCCAGCAGCTCGCGGCAGGCAGCGGGCAAAACCAGGTGGGCCGCGCCGCAGCGGCGCAACGCCGCCGCGAAGGCCGCGCGCACCACGCCCGATTGCGGCCAGGGCGGTGCGGCCGCGGCCAGACGCGCGCGCAGCGGATCGCTGTCCATCTGGCGCACGATGCCGCCGGTATAGCGCGTTGCCCCCTGCGCCCCGGCGCAGCCGCGCTCGAGCAGCGCCACGCTGACGCCGGCTTCGGCCAGCGCGGCGGCGATGGAAGCGCCGATGGCGCCGGCCCCGATGACGATCACCTGGTAAGTAGCCATGGCGTTCAGATCACGTACTCGGGCGCGTTGCCGAGCAGTAGCTGGCCGATGGCCTCGGCCTCGCTGGCCTGGCAGCTGGCCAGCAGGCGCGCCGACAGGCCGGGCGCCAGCGGCGCGGCGATGGCGCCGGCCAATGCCACGAAAGGCAGCACGCCGGCGCCGGCGGCCAGGCGTTCGCGCGCCGTCTGCACCACGTCCAGCGCCAGGCGCGCCAAGGCGCGCATCGAGAAGTGTTCGAGTGAAGTGGCCTCGAGCCAGCGCGCGGCCAGAGCGTTGATGACGGCAGCGTCTTCGCCATCGGCTTGCAGCGGTGCGCCGGCTGCGCATTCGGCCGCGGCGGCGGCAGCCAGCTTGCCGCCGATGTCGGCGAACACCTCGCGGCGCCAGGCTTCGAAGCGGGCCACGTCGAAATCGCCTTCGCCTTCCTCCGGCGCCACCGAGGCCAGATACAGGCGCGCGCTGTCGGCGCAGGACTGGTCGACCAGGTCGCGTGCCCAGATTGCGTGGTTGCGGCTGGTGGACAGGTTCTTGCCGTTCAGCGTCAGGAACTGGTTGGTGTAGAAGCTTTGCTCCATGCGGTAGCTCTTCATGCATTGCAGCAGGGCGGGGTAGACGATCATGTGGCTGAAGGCGCAGTCGTAGCCGAGGAAGTGCACCAGCCGTCCCTGGCCGGACTTGCAATACTCGTCGTACTCGTGCGGCGCCTGCTTCTTCTCATGCAGGAATTCGCGGAAGGCGGCAAAGTAGCCGGACAGGCCCATCACCCAGGTGTGGATGCGGCGGCTGCCATCCTCGCGCAGATCGAGGCCGCCATCGTGGGGGCGGGTGATGCC
Encoded here:
- a CDS encoding methionine--tRNA ligase, whose amino-acid sequence is MARLLVTITPPTPNGDLHIGHIAGPFLAADVYARVQRQRGHDCTLVSYSDDYQSYMLRKGIELGRDHQEIAHENSTKIQATLKKIGIGIDHWLLAQDNPYFRAAVQETYDAAAQAGAIASRDSQEPYCAHCDKWGYEAFGRGLCNHCGVDSDASQCEGCAHTPDAAKMQEFRCKLCARPMHWQPVRREFLQLAQFRPLFQSLFGNGAARASMSQFLREEFEMGFPDWGITRPHDGGLDLREDGSRRIHTWVMGLSGYFAAFREFLHEKKQAPHEYDEYCKSGQGRLVHFLGYDCAFSHMIVYPALLQCMKSYRMEQSFYTNQFLTLNGKNLSTSRNHAIWARDLVDQSCADSARLYLASVAPEEGEGDFDVARFEAWRREVFADIGGKLAAAAAAECAAGAPLQADGEDAAVINALAARWLEATSLEHFSMRALARLALDVVQTARERLAAGAGVLPFVALAGAIAAPLAPGLSARLLASCQASEAEAIGQLLLGNAPEYVI
- a CDS encoding FAD-dependent oxidoreductase, whose product is MATYQVIVIGAGAIGASIAAALAEAGVSVALLERGCAGAQGATRYTGGIVRQMDSDPLRARLAAAAPPWPQSGVVRAAFAAALRRCGAAHLVLPAACRELLESAGDSLRVDSDVAAAAGLALAPHPVHPLAALVEPEGGISDVHGYVARLAAYVRERAALHDHLPVEAYHATAQAALVQAGGMQLSAEVVIDACGARAPQGRPPGLVHARSIPFTRFVTHQVPLRPLIAHAAGTYVLPLGPSAIQVGGQIRSRAAGLAQLDRSPGGNEDDARQRLAMLGFDCGALQSLGTTVAYDAYVDDGRPAIGFADGAERLYLASGFCGVGYKMAPAVAELVAADVQRRLGGRPPAPSQQAMLQACSPARLGGGA